A genomic stretch from Aedes albopictus strain Foshan chromosome 2, AalbF5, whole genome shotgun sequence includes:
- the LOC115269754 gene encoding bifunctional endo-1,4-beta-xylanase XylA, translated as MFKLVLISALIVAACCMPADKDKPNYMEPSESSWNSAAWNNPANPNTAWGGNSWNRWNNPSSADPRWNRWGAEPWNRQWGGANPAGAGWNQWNRAGAAWPAAGAPAGAAAGRGWNTW; from the exons ATGTTCAAGCTG GTACTCATTTCTGCTCTGATTGTGGCTGCTTGCTGCATGCCCGCAGACAAG GACAAACCCAACTACATGGAACCATCGGAAAGCTCGTGGAACTCTGCTGCCTGGAATAACCCGGCCAACCCAAACACTGCATGGGGTGGCAACAGCTGGAACCGCTGGAACAACCCCAGTAGTGCCGATCCCCGCTGGAACCGATGGGGAGCTGAGCCATGGAACCGCCAATGGGGAGGAGCTAACCCTGCCGGAGCCGGATGGAACCAGTGGAACCGAGCTGGAGCTGCATGGCCAGCTGCTGGAGCCCCAGCTGGTGCTGCTGCCGGTCGTGGCTGGAACACGTGGTAA